From Passer domesticus isolate bPasDom1 chromosome 20, bPasDom1.hap1, whole genome shotgun sequence, one genomic window encodes:
- the COIL gene encoding coilin, whose translation MAAGGGPVRLRLVFDHPPPASPGCALCWLLLEPGQARLVTDLLSLIRHRFGFSRRARLSLFLEGALLPPAESARLVRDNDSLRVKLEEVVADDYEEIDDGFIYTTKEDKKRHRQKEDEEELSRNEGKHKRKKKKEKHNLEEETSLDTWDSQKRYTKRKRKEEVRGRNRLTEGKEETSTSHSKKMKKTEREKQLATKKKDENQTKVAAAKMALERANESLSLNSGKNSTKKTTTQSRKKRVGASDSSSTSSDSDSSELNVKENKSSHKPVVVTLPKDKSQAASDSDVKTNKVTVKSNTEKTKTAISKNAKKPQSSSSDSDSSTEEEKVTPAQDSTAKEKSVPNHVVAVKASTKAPKAQSSSSDSDSSDSDTLVIKKSAAGAGLGNSIVRSCTKQVPASAPGAFASPSRGRGRGTGEENFWRAPRGRGFRGMMRGHGRGANPGFFYNYSSEGQKQRQLNEAATNTSVLVQNPVEIPKRDYSVLPLLAAPPQVGERIAFKRLELTENYSPEVSDYKEAKILSWNDEKKQIELEILSTSAGQSAKEPGKFDLVYQSADGAELIEYAVPQDTKITESWDALIEPRLIVEPPVNGSSIENGTSRM comes from the exons ATGGCGGCCGGCGGCGGCCCGGTGCGGCTGCGGCTGGTGTTCGACCACCCTCCGCCGGCCAGCCCGGGCTGCgcgctgtgctggctgctgctggagccggGCCAGGCGCGGCTCGTCACCGACCTGCTCAGCCTCATCCGCCATCGCTTCGGCTTCAGCCGCCGCGCCCGCCTCAGCCTCTTCCTCGAgggggcgctgctgccgcccgcCGAGAGCGCGCGCCTCGTGCGGGACAACGACTCGCTGCG AGTAAAGTTGGAAGAGGTAGTTGCAGATGATTATGAAGAGATAGATGATGGCTTTATTTACACAacaaaagaagacaaaaaaaggcACAGACAgaaggaggatgaggaagaatTGTCTAGGAATGAAGGCAagcataaaaggaaaaagaagaaggagaagcaTAACCTTGAGGAAGAGACCTCTCTAGATACTTGGGACTCTCAGAAAAGGTACacgaaaagaaaaagaaaggaagaagttAGGGGAAGAAATAGACTCACAGAAGGTAAGGAAGAGACCTCTACTTCCCATtctaaaaagatgaaaaaaacagagagggagaagcagTTGGCAACAAAAAAGAAGGATGAAAATCAGACAAAGGTTGCTGCAGCAAAGATGGCTTTAGAACGGGCAAATGAGAGCTTGTCTCTGAATTCTGGTAAAAATAGCACCAAAAAGAccacaacacagtccaggaaaAAGAGGGTGGGAGCTTCAGATTCCTCCAGCACATCGTCtgacagtgacagcagtgaattaaatgtaaaggaaaataaatcttcCCATAAACCTGTAGTGGTGACACTTCCCAAAGACAAATCCCAAGCTGCTTCAGATTCTGATGTGAAAACTAATAAAGTGACTGTAAAGTCTAACACTGAAAAGACTAAGACTGCAATTAgtaaaaatgctaaaaaacCCCAGTCATCTAGTTCAGATTCTGACTCGAGTacagaggaggagaaggtgacACCAGCACAAGACAGCACTGCAAAGGAAAAATCAGTGCCAAACCATGTGGTGGCTGTAAAAGCCAGCACCAAGGCTCCcaaagcacagagctcctcttcAGACTCTGATAGTTCAGATTCAGACACACTTGTCATTAAAAAATCGGCAGCAGGTGCTGGACTGGGTAATTCCATAGTGAGGAGCTGCACTAAACAGGTGCCAGCCAGTGCCCCAGGAGCGTTTGCCAGCCCGAGCCGTGGAAGGGGGCGTGGAACAGGAGAGGAGAACTTCTGGAGAGCACCTAGGGGCCGAGGGTTTCGTGGGATGATGAGGGGCCATGGGAGAGGAGCAAACCCTGGCTTCTTCTATAACTACAGCAGTGAAGGCCAGAAACAGAGGCAGTTAAATGAAGCTGCGACAAACACTTCTGTCCTTGTCCAG AATCCGGTGGAGATTCCCAAGAGAGACTATAGTGTGTTACCTCTTCTAGCTGCTCCACCCCAAGTGGGAGAAAGAATTGCCTTTAAG CGCCTGGAACTAACTGAAAATTACAGTCCTGAAGTTTCAGACTACAAG GAGGCAAAAATACTCAGTTGGAATGATGAAAAAAAGCAGATTGAACTTGAGATCCTTTCAACATCAGCAGGACAAT CTGCCAAGGAGCCAGGGAAGTTCGACCTGGTGTACCAGTCTGCAGACGGAGCGGAGCTGATCGAGTACGCGGTGCCGCAGGACACCAAG